One region of Agelaius phoeniceus isolate bAgePho1 chromosome 12, bAgePho1.hap1, whole genome shotgun sequence genomic DNA includes:
- the HEATR3 gene encoding HEAT repeat-containing protein 3 isoform X1, with protein MGKSRARRFRRAPPAPAGPALQRDGERGPEEEAAAELLEKLQHPSAEVREYACASISQLLQQKQVIPAFVQRDVVRCLGPLLMDPSLAVRETAAGALRNLSACGGFDVCDDMVTSDIMTPLVVLLKECSTGLDANQLSPKKCRGVNKNYIEDIANEAINLLWNICECNNTALYIFNKEGCLEAVLHYMKKFATNVDLAISVANCLQAVTEDNPDLLSSFNASAQQILEAVMLSPESTMKHILLRTLIAGTIWNIKDTIPPGSLGSTVNAILKIFSESLAIDAGETIIRMNEAEKNRLKLAVEPETEENMSDTTENCVLSEDDNMEEIPKGKLRRENDVSDLLPSDKWELKEVTALLTAQQTALEIIVNMCCSEDPSDDEWEEVSSSDESDLFMENSYNEGSGLLLSPLCLSDEVNSAFLNNLIPKKILEKTAFPNSVAVDICMHNPSWKPLIKKLNAVQCRALTCLQSILLVSDVDCLGGASALQSLAQHLSQLIFSKTELPTDTEFLEAVTSALRALLQTMASKNISQCMTPEQLLALCEAGIQSSNASVRVNVVSILGISGSVLAKGQDTAETLKMIGKFLLEVAMKESSLVVAGEALDALFDVFADGEEAERAALQIKLLSTLKEFQPVFRMRIRKEGKGQYSTDQLCVLDNVKMNLRRFIAYQETLGKTPT; from the exons ATGGGCAAGAGCCGGGCGCGGCGGTTCCGCAGGGCGCCCCCAgcccccgccggccccgcgctgCAGCGCGATGGCGAGCGCGGCCccgaggaggaggcggcggcggagctgctggagaag ctgcagcatcccagtGCTGAAGTGAGGGAGTATGCGTGTGCCAGCATTtcgcagctgctgcagcagaagcaggTCATCCCCGCCTTTGTGCAGCGGGACGTGGTGCGCTGCCTGGGGCCGCTGCTGAtggatcccagcctggctgtgcgcGAGACGGCTGCGGGCGCTCTCCG AAATCTGAGTGCTTGTGGAGGATTTGATGTCTGTGATGACATGGTAACAAGCGACATCATGACACCCCTGGTTGTACTTCTGAAAGAG TGCAGCACTGGACTGGATGCTAACCAGCTCTCTCCAAAGAAATGCAGAGGGGTGAACAAAAATTATATTGAAGACATAGCCAATGAGGCTATTAATTTGCTGTGGAATATATG TGAATGCAACAATACTGCCCTATACATATTCAATAAAGAAGGATGTCTGGAGGCTGTCTTACATTACATGAAGAAATTTGCCACAAATGTGGATCTGGCTATTTCAGTAG CAAACTGCTTGCAGGCAGTGACAGAAGATAATCCAGATcttctttcttcatttaatGCTTCTGCACAGCAAATACTGGAAGCAGTGATGTTGAGTCCAGAGAGCACCATGAAGCACATCCTTCTGAGAACACTGATAGCAG GCACTATCTGGAATATAAAGGATACCATTCCACCAGGCAGCCTGGGAAGCACGGTTAATGCAATCCTGAAGATATTTTCAGAATCTTTGGCAATAGATGCTGGTGAAACAATTATTCGTATGAATGAAGCTGAGAAAAACAGGTTAAAACTTGCTGTGGAACCAGAAACTGAAGAAAACATGAGTGATACTACAGAAAACTGTGTTTTGAGTGAAGATGATAACATGGAAGAAATACCAAAAGGAAAACTCAGAAGAGAAAATGATGTTTCAGATTTACTTCCA tcTGATAAGTGGGAACTGAAAGAAGTGACAGCTTTACTGACGGCTCAGCAGACTGCTCTGGAGATCATTGTTAACATGTGCTGCAGTGAAG ATCCCTCTGATGATGAGTGGGAAGAAGTCTCCAGTAGTGATGAGAGTGACTTGTTCATGGAAAACTCATACAACGAGGGgagtgggctgctgctgtcacccctGTGCCTCTCTGATGAAGTTAACTCAGCATTTCTGAACAACCTCATTCCAAAGAAG ATTCTTGAAAAAACTGCTTTTCCGAACAGTGTTGCTGTAGACATCTGTATGCACAATCCATCTTGGAAACCATTAATTAAAAA acTGAATGCAGTACAGTGTAGAGCTTTAACGTGTCTTCAGAGCATTTTGTTGGTGTCAGATGTGGATTGTCTTGGGGGAGCTTCAGCACTTCAGTCCCTTGCACAGCATCTCTCACAGCTGATCTTTTCTAAAACAG AACTCCCTACAGACACAGAATTCCTGGAAGCTGTAACCAGTGCTTTGAGGGCTCTCCTACAAACAATGGCATCAAAGAACATCTCCCAG TGCATGACTCCTGAGCAGCTGTTGGCTTTGTGTGAGGCTGGTATTCAAAGCAGCAATGCCAGTGTTAGAGTGAACGTGGTGAGCATCCTTGGAATTTCTGGCAGTGTCCTGGCAAAAGGACAAGATACAGCTGAAACACTGAAG ATGATTGGAAAATTTCTTCTTGAGGTTGCTATGAAGGAATCTTCTCTTGTGGTAGCAGGAGAAGCCTTGGATGCACTTTTTGATGTATTTGCAGATggagaagaagcagaaaggGCAGCGTTACAGATCAAGTTGCTTTCAACACTGAAGGAATTTCAGCCAGTGTTCAGAATGAGG ATACGAAAAGAAGGCAAAGGACAATATAGTACAGATCAACTGTGTGTTCTTGACAATGTGAAGATGAATTTGAGAAGATTCATTGCATATCAGGAGACACTAGGGAAAACCCCAACTTGA
- the HEATR3 gene encoding HEAT repeat-containing protein 3 isoform X2, whose amino-acid sequence MAQLQHPSAEVREYACASISQLLQQKQVIPAFVQRDVVRCLGPLLMDPSLAVRETAAGALRNLSACGGFDVCDDMVTSDIMTPLVVLLKECSTGLDANQLSPKKCRGVNKNYIEDIANEAINLLWNICECNNTALYIFNKEGCLEAVLHYMKKFATNVDLAISVANCLQAVTEDNPDLLSSFNASAQQILEAVMLSPESTMKHILLRTLIAGTIWNIKDTIPPGSLGSTVNAILKIFSESLAIDAGETIIRMNEAEKNRLKLAVEPETEENMSDTTENCVLSEDDNMEEIPKGKLRRENDVSDLLPSDKWELKEVTALLTAQQTALEIIVNMCCSEDPSDDEWEEVSSSDESDLFMENSYNEGSGLLLSPLCLSDEVNSAFLNNLIPKKILEKTAFPNSVAVDICMHNPSWKPLIKKLNAVQCRALTCLQSILLVSDVDCLGGASALQSLAQHLSQLIFSKTELPTDTEFLEAVTSALRALLQTMASKNISQCMTPEQLLALCEAGIQSSNASVRVNVVSILGISGSVLAKGQDTAETLKMIGKFLLEVAMKESSLVVAGEALDALFDVFADGEEAERAALQIKLLSTLKEFQPVFRMRIRKEGKGQYSTDQLCVLDNVKMNLRRFIAYQETLGKTPT is encoded by the exons ATGGCACAG ctgcagcatcccagtGCTGAAGTGAGGGAGTATGCGTGTGCCAGCATTtcgcagctgctgcagcagaagcaggTCATCCCCGCCTTTGTGCAGCGGGACGTGGTGCGCTGCCTGGGGCCGCTGCTGAtggatcccagcctggctgtgcgcGAGACGGCTGCGGGCGCTCTCCG AAATCTGAGTGCTTGTGGAGGATTTGATGTCTGTGATGACATGGTAACAAGCGACATCATGACACCCCTGGTTGTACTTCTGAAAGAG TGCAGCACTGGACTGGATGCTAACCAGCTCTCTCCAAAGAAATGCAGAGGGGTGAACAAAAATTATATTGAAGACATAGCCAATGAGGCTATTAATTTGCTGTGGAATATATG TGAATGCAACAATACTGCCCTATACATATTCAATAAAGAAGGATGTCTGGAGGCTGTCTTACATTACATGAAGAAATTTGCCACAAATGTGGATCTGGCTATTTCAGTAG CAAACTGCTTGCAGGCAGTGACAGAAGATAATCCAGATcttctttcttcatttaatGCTTCTGCACAGCAAATACTGGAAGCAGTGATGTTGAGTCCAGAGAGCACCATGAAGCACATCCTTCTGAGAACACTGATAGCAG GCACTATCTGGAATATAAAGGATACCATTCCACCAGGCAGCCTGGGAAGCACGGTTAATGCAATCCTGAAGATATTTTCAGAATCTTTGGCAATAGATGCTGGTGAAACAATTATTCGTATGAATGAAGCTGAGAAAAACAGGTTAAAACTTGCTGTGGAACCAGAAACTGAAGAAAACATGAGTGATACTACAGAAAACTGTGTTTTGAGTGAAGATGATAACATGGAAGAAATACCAAAAGGAAAACTCAGAAGAGAAAATGATGTTTCAGATTTACTTCCA tcTGATAAGTGGGAACTGAAAGAAGTGACAGCTTTACTGACGGCTCAGCAGACTGCTCTGGAGATCATTGTTAACATGTGCTGCAGTGAAG ATCCCTCTGATGATGAGTGGGAAGAAGTCTCCAGTAGTGATGAGAGTGACTTGTTCATGGAAAACTCATACAACGAGGGgagtgggctgctgctgtcacccctGTGCCTCTCTGATGAAGTTAACTCAGCATTTCTGAACAACCTCATTCCAAAGAAG ATTCTTGAAAAAACTGCTTTTCCGAACAGTGTTGCTGTAGACATCTGTATGCACAATCCATCTTGGAAACCATTAATTAAAAA acTGAATGCAGTACAGTGTAGAGCTTTAACGTGTCTTCAGAGCATTTTGTTGGTGTCAGATGTGGATTGTCTTGGGGGAGCTTCAGCACTTCAGTCCCTTGCACAGCATCTCTCACAGCTGATCTTTTCTAAAACAG AACTCCCTACAGACACAGAATTCCTGGAAGCTGTAACCAGTGCTTTGAGGGCTCTCCTACAAACAATGGCATCAAAGAACATCTCCCAG TGCATGACTCCTGAGCAGCTGTTGGCTTTGTGTGAGGCTGGTATTCAAAGCAGCAATGCCAGTGTTAGAGTGAACGTGGTGAGCATCCTTGGAATTTCTGGCAGTGTCCTGGCAAAAGGACAAGATACAGCTGAAACACTGAAG ATGATTGGAAAATTTCTTCTTGAGGTTGCTATGAAGGAATCTTCTCTTGTGGTAGCAGGAGAAGCCTTGGATGCACTTTTTGATGTATTTGCAGATggagaagaagcagaaaggGCAGCGTTACAGATCAAGTTGCTTTCAACACTGAAGGAATTTCAGCCAGTGTTCAGAATGAGG ATACGAAAAGAAGGCAAAGGACAATATAGTACAGATCAACTGTGTGTTCTTGACAATGTGAAGATGAATTTGAGAAGATTCATTGCATATCAGGAGACACTAGGGAAAACCCCAACTTGA
- the HEATR3 gene encoding HEAT repeat-containing protein 3 isoform X3 — protein sequence MDPSLAVRETAAGALRNLSACGGFDVCDDMVTSDIMTPLVVLLKECSTGLDANQLSPKKCRGVNKNYIEDIANEAINLLWNICECNNTALYIFNKEGCLEAVLHYMKKFATNVDLAISVANCLQAVTEDNPDLLSSFNASAQQILEAVMLSPESTMKHILLRTLIAGTIWNIKDTIPPGSLGSTVNAILKIFSESLAIDAGETIIRMNEAEKNRLKLAVEPETEENMSDTTENCVLSEDDNMEEIPKGKLRRENDVSDLLPSDKWELKEVTALLTAQQTALEIIVNMCCSEDPSDDEWEEVSSSDESDLFMENSYNEGSGLLLSPLCLSDEVNSAFLNNLIPKKILEKTAFPNSVAVDICMHNPSWKPLIKKLNAVQCRALTCLQSILLVSDVDCLGGASALQSLAQHLSQLIFSKTELPTDTEFLEAVTSALRALLQTMASKNISQCMTPEQLLALCEAGIQSSNASVRVNVVSILGISGSVLAKGQDTAETLKMIGKFLLEVAMKESSLVVAGEALDALFDVFADGEEAERAALQIKLLSTLKEFQPVFRMRIRKEGKGQYSTDQLCVLDNVKMNLRRFIAYQETLGKTPT from the exons AtggatcccagcctggctgtgcgcGAGACGGCTGCGGGCGCTCTCCG AAATCTGAGTGCTTGTGGAGGATTTGATGTCTGTGATGACATGGTAACAAGCGACATCATGACACCCCTGGTTGTACTTCTGAAAGAG TGCAGCACTGGACTGGATGCTAACCAGCTCTCTCCAAAGAAATGCAGAGGGGTGAACAAAAATTATATTGAAGACATAGCCAATGAGGCTATTAATTTGCTGTGGAATATATG TGAATGCAACAATACTGCCCTATACATATTCAATAAAGAAGGATGTCTGGAGGCTGTCTTACATTACATGAAGAAATTTGCCACAAATGTGGATCTGGCTATTTCAGTAG CAAACTGCTTGCAGGCAGTGACAGAAGATAATCCAGATcttctttcttcatttaatGCTTCTGCACAGCAAATACTGGAAGCAGTGATGTTGAGTCCAGAGAGCACCATGAAGCACATCCTTCTGAGAACACTGATAGCAG GCACTATCTGGAATATAAAGGATACCATTCCACCAGGCAGCCTGGGAAGCACGGTTAATGCAATCCTGAAGATATTTTCAGAATCTTTGGCAATAGATGCTGGTGAAACAATTATTCGTATGAATGAAGCTGAGAAAAACAGGTTAAAACTTGCTGTGGAACCAGAAACTGAAGAAAACATGAGTGATACTACAGAAAACTGTGTTTTGAGTGAAGATGATAACATGGAAGAAATACCAAAAGGAAAACTCAGAAGAGAAAATGATGTTTCAGATTTACTTCCA tcTGATAAGTGGGAACTGAAAGAAGTGACAGCTTTACTGACGGCTCAGCAGACTGCTCTGGAGATCATTGTTAACATGTGCTGCAGTGAAG ATCCCTCTGATGATGAGTGGGAAGAAGTCTCCAGTAGTGATGAGAGTGACTTGTTCATGGAAAACTCATACAACGAGGGgagtgggctgctgctgtcacccctGTGCCTCTCTGATGAAGTTAACTCAGCATTTCTGAACAACCTCATTCCAAAGAAG ATTCTTGAAAAAACTGCTTTTCCGAACAGTGTTGCTGTAGACATCTGTATGCACAATCCATCTTGGAAACCATTAATTAAAAA acTGAATGCAGTACAGTGTAGAGCTTTAACGTGTCTTCAGAGCATTTTGTTGGTGTCAGATGTGGATTGTCTTGGGGGAGCTTCAGCACTTCAGTCCCTTGCACAGCATCTCTCACAGCTGATCTTTTCTAAAACAG AACTCCCTACAGACACAGAATTCCTGGAAGCTGTAACCAGTGCTTTGAGGGCTCTCCTACAAACAATGGCATCAAAGAACATCTCCCAG TGCATGACTCCTGAGCAGCTGTTGGCTTTGTGTGAGGCTGGTATTCAAAGCAGCAATGCCAGTGTTAGAGTGAACGTGGTGAGCATCCTTGGAATTTCTGGCAGTGTCCTGGCAAAAGGACAAGATACAGCTGAAACACTGAAG ATGATTGGAAAATTTCTTCTTGAGGTTGCTATGAAGGAATCTTCTCTTGTGGTAGCAGGAGAAGCCTTGGATGCACTTTTTGATGTATTTGCAGATggagaagaagcagaaaggGCAGCGTTACAGATCAAGTTGCTTTCAACACTGAAGGAATTTCAGCCAGTGTTCAGAATGAGG ATACGAAAAGAAGGCAAAGGACAATATAGTACAGATCAACTGTGTGTTCTTGACAATGTGAAGATGAATTTGAGAAGATTCATTGCATATCAGGAGACACTAGGGAAAACCCCAACTTGA